Proteins found in one Odocoileus virginianus isolate 20LAN1187 ecotype Illinois chromosome 10, Ovbor_1.2, whole genome shotgun sequence genomic segment:
- the LOC110151275 gene encoding olfactory receptor 5P1-like, which translates to MEVGNHTSVTEFILLGLTEDPTLCVIFFVIFLGIYVVTLVGNISIIILISSCSQLQTPMYLFLSHLAFVDTVFSTSITPMMIIGFLKRRLALPVAGCEAQLCSVITFGSAECFLLAAMAYDRYVAICLPLLYSTHMSPRVCVLLTGVSYLGGCVNAWTFTSCLLTLSFCGPNHINDFFCDFSPLLKLSCSDVSTIEIIPSISSGSIIVVTVFVITGSYICILNTILKMRSTEGRHKAFSTCTSHLTTVTLYYGTITFIYVMPKSSYSIDQNKVLSVFYTVLIPMLNPLIYSLRNKDVKEALRKVILRIYS; encoded by the coding sequence ATGGAGGTTGGAAACCACACCAGTGTGACAGAGTTCATCCTTTTGGGATTAACAGAGGATCCTACACTTTGTGTCATCTTCTTTGTAATATTTCTAGGAATCTATGTTGTCACCTTAGTAGGCAATATCAGCATAATTATTCTGATAAGCAGCTGTTCCCAGCTTCAGACTCCCATGTACCTCTTCCTCAGCCACTTGGCTTTTGTAGACACCGTGTTTTCCACATCCATCACACCTATGATGATTATAGGATTCCTGAAACGTAGACTAGCCCTCCCAGTTGCTGGCTGTGAAGCCCAGCTCTGTTCCGTGATCACATTTGGGTCAGCTGAGTGCTTCCTGCTGGCTGCCATGGCCTacgaccgctatgtggccatctgcttGCCCCTACTCTACTCCACCCACATGTCCCCCAGAGTCTGTGTTCTCTTGACTGGGGTATCCTACCTGGGTGGGTGTGTCAATGCTTGGACATTTACTAGTTGTTTATTGACTCTGTCTTTCTGTGGACCAAATCACATAAATGACTTTTTCTGTGATTTCTCCCCTCTGTTGAAACTTTCCTGCTCAGATGTCTCCACTATTGAAATTATCCCTTCGATCTCTTCTGGCTCCATCATTGTGGTCACAGTGTTTGTCATAACTGGCTCTTACATCTGCATCCTCAACACCATCCTGAAGATGCGCTCCACTGAAGGGAGACAcaaggccttctccacctgcacCTCTCACCTCACCACAGTCACTCTCTACTATGGAACGATTACCTTCATTTATGTGATGCCCAAATCCAGTTACTCAATTGACCAGAACAAAGTGCTGTCTGTGTTCTACACAGTGTTGATCCCCATGTTGAACCCCCTCATCTATAGTCTGAGGAACAAAGATGTAAAGGAGGCCCTGAGAAAGGTAATTCTAAGAATATATTCTTAG